In Curtobacterium sp. MCPF17_002, one genomic interval encodes:
- a CDS encoding MFS transporter: MTTDQSTTPRGGALAPLAIPVFRALWIAVLVSNIGSWMQTVGAQWLLVDEHAAPVVIALVQTASSLPVLLIGIPAGVIGEFVDRRRLLIGVQAFQVVVGLAMTVLTATGSMTPALLLTVTFLLGAASALQLPAYQALVPELVPRAAITDAAALSSVGVNVARAIGPALAGVVIAQLGVPFVFAANALSFAFFLVVLLAWRGYQRPETRAEPFIDATRAGLRYVLHAGVVRRLLVQLAVFMVPANALWALLPLVASGPLGLSSGGYGLLLAAVGVGSVGGAFVMPAVRARLGTGRLVGVTSVLFGISMGVVALVPVLPVVLVALVVGGVAWIGVVTTLNGTVQAFLPAWVRARGLAVYQLVLFGSTAVGAALAGIVATPLGVVGVLAGAGVVTAASALLLATSRFPVLTDRQRAATPMPFGDVDIVPDDHAAATGETLVLLHWTVPEASVDVFRTRAASLGKSRRRTGARDWNLYRDAGAGPGAWVEAFRVGSWQEHVDQHEVRQTGDDARTLDAVREVAGEPRVEHLVAVGVSSPSSSG; this comes from the coding sequence GTGACCACCGACCAGTCGACGACACCCCGCGGCGGGGCGCTCGCGCCGCTCGCGATCCCGGTCTTCCGCGCACTGTGGATCGCGGTGCTGGTGAGCAACATCGGCAGCTGGATGCAGACCGTCGGCGCGCAGTGGCTGCTCGTCGACGAGCACGCCGCACCCGTCGTCATCGCGCTCGTGCAGACCGCGTCGAGCCTGCCCGTCCTGCTCATCGGCATCCCCGCCGGCGTGATCGGCGAGTTCGTCGACCGTCGGCGACTCCTCATCGGGGTGCAGGCCTTCCAGGTGGTCGTCGGCCTCGCGATGACCGTGCTGACCGCGACCGGCTCGATGACGCCGGCGCTCCTCCTCACCGTCACGTTCCTGCTCGGCGCCGCCTCTGCCCTGCAGCTGCCCGCCTACCAGGCGCTCGTGCCGGAGCTCGTGCCGCGGGCGGCGATCACCGACGCGGCTGCCCTCAGCTCCGTCGGCGTCAACGTCGCACGGGCGATCGGGCCGGCGCTCGCCGGTGTCGTCATCGCCCAGCTCGGGGTCCCGTTCGTGTTCGCGGCGAACGCCCTGTCGTTCGCGTTCTTCCTGGTGGTGCTCCTCGCGTGGCGTGGCTACCAGCGGCCGGAGACCCGGGCCGAACCGTTCATCGACGCCACCCGCGCCGGCCTGCGGTACGTGCTCCACGCCGGGGTCGTCCGCCGGCTGCTCGTGCAGTTGGCCGTGTTCATGGTGCCGGCGAACGCGCTCTGGGCGCTCCTGCCGTTGGTCGCCAGCGGGCCCCTCGGCCTGTCCTCCGGCGGGTACGGGCTCCTGCTCGCCGCGGTCGGCGTCGGATCGGTCGGCGGGGCGTTCGTGATGCCGGCAGTGCGCGCGCGGCTCGGCACCGGACGGCTGGTCGGCGTGACCTCGGTGCTCTTCGGCATCAGCATGGGTGTCGTCGCCCTCGTCCCCGTGCTCCCCGTCGTGCTCGTCGCCCTCGTCGTCGGCGGGGTGGCCTGGATCGGTGTCGTCACGACGTTGAACGGCACGGTGCAGGCGTTCCTGCCCGCCTGGGTGCGGGCGCGTGGTCTGGCCGTGTACCAACTGGTGCTGTTCGGCAGCACGGCGGTCGGCGCGGCGCTGGCCGGCATCGTGGCCACGCCGCTCGGGGTCGTCGGCGTCCTCGCCGGAGCCGGGGTCGTCACCGCCGCGAGCGCGCTGCTCCTCGCCACGTCACGGTTCCCCGTGCTCACCGACCGGCAGCGTGCGGCGACGCCGATGCCGTTCGGCGACGTGGACATCGTCCCCGACGACCACGCGGCGGCCACCGGCGAGACCCTCGTTCTGCTGCACTGGACCGTGCCGGAGGCGTCCGTCGACGTGTTCCGCACCCGCGCCGCTTCGCTCGGCAAGAGCCGCCGACGGACCGGGGCGCGTGACTGGAACCTCTACCGGGATGCCGGCGCCGGGCCCGGTGCGTGGGTCGAGGCGTTCCGGGTGGGGTCGTGGCAGGAGCACGTCGACCAGCACGAGGTGCGGCAGACCGGCGACGACGCCCGGACGCTCGACGCGGTGCGCGAGGTGGCGGGGGAGCCCCGCGTCGAGCACCTGGTGGCCGTGGGGGTCAGCAGCCCGTCGTCGTCAGGTTGA
- a CDS encoding GAF domain-containing SpoIIE family protein phosphatase: MHSEPAVSDRPTTDARRAALLAALDVVEGGAEERFDRITRIAREAFGVSGSFLNLAGLDVLTIKSQQSDDVFDPTIPLQDTFCGRTLAAEGPIVVPDALEDPRYADLPMVLDDPNVRFYAGVPIRVGDDDVKVGTLCLIDSAPRTFAPDDLALLEELGVWAERELAAGADEDRLRSVLAGLEPSVIEVPGYRVGGMSVPHGVVSGDFHDWHVDGDALVVTVADVMGKGMSAGLLAATIRGALLARGSESTARAVAGLEAQVGPDLSRAESFATMFHGRLTPATGRMEFTDAGHGLAIQLHADGTETVRRSYDLPIGLHPVGADRVTGTLELEPGDVLVLVSDGALELWDSTLASLGALGAMWRDAPDIDTFLGRVRTRAGTHDPGDDLTVVVIARD, from the coding sequence ATGCACTCCGAGCCCGCCGTCTCCGACCGCCCGACGACGGACGCCCGGCGCGCGGCGCTCCTCGCCGCACTCGACGTGGTCGAGGGCGGTGCCGAGGAACGGTTCGACCGGATCACCCGCATCGCGCGGGAGGCCTTCGGTGTGAGCGGCTCGTTCCTCAACCTCGCCGGGCTCGACGTGCTGACGATCAAGTCGCAGCAGAGCGACGACGTCTTCGACCCGACGATCCCGCTGCAGGACACCTTCTGCGGCCGGACCCTCGCCGCCGAGGGGCCCATCGTCGTGCCGGACGCGCTCGAGGACCCCCGGTACGCCGACCTCCCGATGGTGCTCGACGACCCGAACGTCCGCTTCTACGCCGGCGTCCCGATCCGCGTCGGCGACGACGACGTGAAGGTCGGCACGCTCTGCCTCATCGACTCCGCTCCGCGCACCTTCGCACCCGACGACCTCGCGCTGCTCGAGGAACTCGGCGTCTGGGCCGAGCGCGAACTCGCCGCCGGCGCCGACGAGGACCGCCTCCGCTCGGTGCTCGCCGGGCTCGAGCCGTCCGTGATCGAGGTGCCGGGGTACCGCGTCGGTGGCATGTCCGTCCCGCACGGTGTCGTCTCCGGTGACTTCCACGACTGGCACGTCGACGGCGATGCGCTGGTCGTGACGGTCGCCGACGTGATGGGCAAGGGCATGTCGGCCGGACTCCTCGCCGCGACCATCCGCGGTGCGCTGCTCGCACGAGGCTCCGAGTCCACCGCACGTGCGGTGGCCGGGCTCGAGGCGCAGGTCGGACCGGACCTCAGCCGTGCCGAGTCGTTCGCCACGATGTTCCACGGACGCCTGACCCCGGCGACCGGGCGGATGGAGTTCACCGACGCCGGACACGGCCTCGCGATCCAGCTGCACGCGGACGGCACCGAGACCGTCCGACGCTCCTACGACCTGCCGATCGGTTTGCACCCCGTCGGCGCCGACCGCGTCACGGGCACCCTCGAACTCGAGCCGGGGGACGTCCTCGTGCTCGTGAGCGACGGCGCGCTCGAGCTGTGGGACTCCACGCTCGCGTCACTCGGAGCACTCGGCGCGATGTGGCGCGACGCCCCGGACATCGACACGTTCCTCGGACGCGTGCGGACCCGTGCGGGGACGCACGACCCGGGCGACGACCTGACGGTCGTCGTCATCGCGCGCGACTGA
- a CDS encoding phosphoribosylaminoimidazolesuccinocarboxamide synthase produces the protein MSPAPVLAGWRHVSSGKVRELYVPEGTADVASASELLLVASDRVSAYDFALEPPIPGKGELLTRLSRFWFTRLADVPNHLIAPSAGGTPVPESVASRSMHVMPLEMFPVECVVRGYLVGSGWAEYQESGSVCGVALPEGLSNGDRLPEPIYTPAYKAPQGEHDENISYEQTEELVGATAAAQLRDLSLRVYSEAAAIALERGVVIADTKFEFGRDGTGQIRIGDEVLTSDSSRYWDARSGNRTESFDKQIVRDWLSANWDRQGTPPVLPEAIVTRTAERYRELIERLGA, from the coding sequence ATGAGCCCGGCACCCGTGCTCGCGGGGTGGCGCCACGTCTCCTCCGGCAAGGTCCGCGAGCTCTACGTGCCCGAGGGCACCGCCGACGTCGCGAGCGCATCGGAACTGCTCCTCGTCGCATCCGACCGGGTCAGCGCCTACGACTTCGCGCTCGAACCGCCGATCCCCGGCAAGGGTGAACTCCTCACCCGCCTGTCCCGCTTCTGGTTCACGCGGCTCGCCGACGTCCCGAACCACCTCATCGCGCCGTCGGCCGGCGGCACCCCGGTGCCGGAGTCGGTCGCGTCGCGGTCCATGCACGTGATGCCGCTCGAGATGTTCCCCGTCGAGTGCGTCGTGCGCGGGTACCTCGTCGGCAGCGGTTGGGCGGAGTACCAGGAGTCCGGCAGTGTCTGCGGCGTCGCACTCCCCGAGGGGCTGTCGAACGGGGACCGCCTGCCCGAGCCGATCTACACGCCGGCGTACAAGGCGCCACAGGGCGAGCACGACGAGAACATCTCCTACGAGCAGACGGAGGAGCTCGTCGGCGCAACGGCGGCGGCGCAGCTCCGGGACCTGTCGCTCCGGGTGTACTCCGAGGCGGCGGCGATCGCCCTCGAGCGCGGGGTGGTCATCGCGGACACGAAGTTCGAGTTCGGCCGCGACGGCACGGGGCAGATCCGCATCGGGGACGAGGTCCTGACGAGCGACTCCAGCCGCTACTGGGACGCCCGGTCGGGGAACCGCACCGAGTCGTTCGACAAGCAGATCGTCCGCGACTGGCTCAGCGCGAACTGGGACCGGCAGGGCACGCCCCCGGTGCTGCCCGAGGCGATCGTGACCCGGACGGCCGAGCGCTACCGCGAGCTGATCGAGCGGCTCGGCGCGTAG
- the purD gene encoding phosphoribosylamine--glycine ligase: protein MRILVLGSGAREHAIITALLAEQAGHVITVAPGNAGIAADVETVSLDPTNGALVAEYALENDIELVVVGPEAPLIAGVADPLRTRGIPVFGPSKAAAQLEGSKAFAKRIMSEADVPTGRPVYAGTADEAVAAIDELGAPYVVKADGLAAGKGVLVTEDRQAAIDHATYWLQHGHVVVEEFLDGEEVSLFFLSDGHDVRPLSPAQDYKRLGDGDSGPNTGGMGAYSPLPWLADRWPSERAFVDEVTDLVALPTVRRLEHEGTPFVGLLYCGLIVTEQGVRVIEFNARFGDPETQVVLPRLATPLSSLMLAAASGQLASAPTPEFRDDVAVTVVLASEGYPENPRTGRTITGVDAANARDGVSVAHAATGVLDGDLIATGGRVLSVVAVGSTFAEARDRAYAGVGDITLEGAQFRTDIAAKVVR from the coding sequence GTGCGAATCCTCGTCCTCGGTTCCGGTGCCCGCGAGCACGCGATCATCACGGCCCTCCTCGCTGAACAGGCGGGCCACGTCATCACGGTGGCGCCCGGCAACGCCGGCATCGCCGCCGACGTCGAGACGGTCTCCCTCGACCCCACGAACGGCGCCCTCGTCGCCGAGTACGCGCTCGAGAACGACATCGAGCTCGTCGTGGTCGGGCCCGAGGCGCCCCTCATCGCCGGCGTCGCCGACCCCCTGCGGACACGGGGCATCCCGGTGTTCGGCCCGAGCAAGGCCGCCGCGCAGCTCGAGGGCTCGAAGGCGTTCGCGAAGCGCATCATGTCCGAGGCCGACGTGCCCACCGGCCGCCCGGTGTACGCCGGCACCGCCGACGAAGCGGTCGCGGCCATCGACGAGCTCGGTGCCCCGTACGTCGTGAAGGCCGACGGGCTCGCCGCCGGCAAGGGCGTCCTCGTGACCGAGGACCGCCAGGCGGCGATCGACCACGCCACCTACTGGCTCCAGCACGGCCACGTCGTCGTCGAGGAGTTCCTCGACGGCGAAGAGGTCTCGCTGTTCTTCCTGAGCGACGGGCACGACGTCCGACCGCTCAGCCCCGCGCAGGACTACAAGCGCCTCGGTGACGGCGACTCCGGGCCGAACACCGGCGGCATGGGCGCGTACTCGCCGTTGCCGTGGCTCGCCGACCGCTGGCCGTCGGAGCGCGCCTTCGTGGACGAGGTCACCGACCTCGTCGCGCTCCCCACCGTCCGCCGACTCGAGCACGAGGGCACGCCGTTCGTCGGCCTGCTCTACTGCGGCCTCATCGTCACCGAGCAGGGCGTGCGGGTCATCGAGTTCAACGCACGCTTCGGCGACCCCGAGACCCAGGTCGTCCTCCCCCGCCTGGCAACACCGCTGTCGAGCCTCATGCTCGCCGCCGCCAGCGGACAGCTCGCGTCCGCGCCGACACCGGAGTTCCGCGACGACGTCGCCGTGACGGTCGTCCTCGCCAGCGAGGGCTACCCGGAGAACCCGAGGACCGGTCGCACGATCACCGGCGTCGACGCCGCGAACGCGCGCGACGGCGTCTCGGTGGCGCACGCCGCGACCGGGGTCCTCGACGGTGACCTCATCGCGACCGGTGGCCGGGTGCTCAGTGTCGTCGCCGTCGGCTCGACGTTCGCGGAAGCCCGCGACCGTGCGTACGCCGGCGTCGGCGACATCACGCTCGAGGGCGCGCAGTTCCGCACCGACATCGCCGCGAAGGTCGTCCGATGA
- a CDS encoding sterol carrier family protein — MPPRRIEDADGRAALAAVRQGATDRPTLATAVRWTLQRLADDVPGNSVEVRVPPFAAIQAVPGPRHTRGTPPNVVETDATTWLALATGELRWDEAVAQSRVSASGSRAVLTEFLPVRLDT, encoded by the coding sequence ATGCCACCGAGGAGGATCGAGGACGCCGACGGGCGCGCCGCACTCGCCGCCGTCCGGCAGGGGGCGACCGATCGGCCGACCCTCGCGACCGCCGTGCGCTGGACGTTGCAGCGGCTCGCCGACGACGTCCCCGGCAACAGCGTCGAGGTCCGGGTACCACCGTTCGCAGCGATCCAGGCCGTGCCCGGCCCGCGGCACACCCGGGGGACGCCGCCGAACGTGGTCGAGACGGACGCGACGACGTGGCTGGCGCTCGCCACCGGCGAGCTGCGCTGGGACGAGGCGGTCGCGCAGTCGCGCGTCAGCGCGTCCGGTTCCCGTGCGGTCCTGACGGAGTTCCTGCCGGTGCGGCTGGACACCTGA
- a CDS encoding LuxR C-terminal-related transcriptional regulator, protein MRERSARGVRVPARVAWPILQRREEDRAVAVVAEHRWSVALVGAPGLGKSAAAGRVTDRVAGRDASGRTLVVPITAVAASRSMPFGAVAERFGELPGSLTELVGGSQAEQRLRATEDLADRDVLLRVDDADHLDAISARYVAWLVREQGARLVLTCRDFAALPEPLRSLWQDDLLERIDLAPLDLHETSSIIAEALGAQLETASAERVHRATAGNPLYVREVVRAALATGALEQTASGWYWRGRVTASSSLADMYRTELGALPEDLRDVVDIVALADPIPLPRLLGLVSGGDVDRVVALGLVRIDSLDDGTAVVRPSHPLVGEVVRALVPVARRTALFARANAFRTDRPEGAPAAARLRAALWSLECGVLPAVDQLLDATQVAVRLQEHESAIALASAAIRTTLTPAERVAAHCLRSLAHSYSTGREAGRSDAEAAWAVARSAPDEVGDAGVIEACETLANIRQFHDDDTLAAVALTDTAARLVSEDAAERLRLLRLAHLGWGGRFEEVRAELERSGIVHAPTVPFAFLCLAPCAVMALATAGRLDDAAAFGKRCLATAVEHLEEAPWSVGEIVSVMHQLQVWRGDIADLITEVPVRRSSPYLKYDFTLELIGDGNLAIAQRRWDDAVAAFSAACERYDVADHGGFAAYPWARLAMSYAYAGHTEEATAALERARSTPIRAMRITGEQVAVSIAWTEAVLGNPAGLRHADEIIERSTASGSWTPVMYAETLHYTNDMLSGRDTAASLDRMRAAAAKVDGPLAHAIVAYADAVRAGDRTGTIAAQGVLATHGMSVTAGRSKTPLTNREYEVAALAAKGLSNRRIAETLGLSVRTIDAHMSRVFSKWDLHTRTQLSELL, encoded by the coding sequence ATGCGAGAACGCAGTGCACGTGGTGTCCGTGTCCCGGCCCGTGTGGCGTGGCCGATCCTCCAGCGCCGCGAGGAGGACCGCGCCGTGGCCGTCGTCGCCGAACACCGGTGGAGCGTCGCCCTCGTCGGGGCCCCCGGGCTCGGCAAGAGCGCCGCGGCGGGCCGGGTGACCGACCGGGTCGCCGGTCGTGACGCCTCCGGCCGGACCCTCGTCGTGCCGATCACCGCGGTCGCCGCGAGCCGTTCGATGCCGTTCGGTGCCGTCGCCGAGCGGTTCGGCGAGCTGCCGGGCTCCCTGACCGAGCTCGTCGGCGGGAGCCAGGCCGAACAGCGCCTCCGCGCGACCGAGGACCTCGCCGACCGTGACGTCCTGCTCCGCGTGGACGACGCCGACCACCTCGACGCGATCTCGGCGCGCTACGTCGCCTGGCTCGTCCGCGAGCAGGGCGCACGACTCGTGCTCACGTGCCGGGACTTCGCCGCGCTGCCCGAACCGCTGCGCTCGCTCTGGCAGGACGACCTGCTCGAGCGGATCGACCTGGCCCCGCTCGACCTGCACGAGACGTCGTCGATCATCGCCGAGGCCCTCGGAGCCCAGCTCGAGACGGCCTCGGCGGAACGGGTGCACCGCGCGACCGCCGGGAACCCGCTCTACGTGCGCGAGGTCGTCCGGGCTGCCCTGGCGACCGGAGCGCTCGAGCAGACGGCGTCCGGCTGGTACTGGCGCGGCCGAGTGACGGCGTCGAGCAGCCTGGCGGACATGTACCGCACCGAACTCGGCGCGCTGCCTGAGGACCTCCGCGACGTCGTGGACATCGTCGCCCTCGCGGACCCGATCCCGCTCCCCCGGCTGCTCGGGCTGGTCAGCGGCGGCGACGTCGACCGGGTCGTGGCGCTCGGTCTCGTACGCATCGACTCGCTCGACGACGGCACCGCTGTCGTCCGGCCGTCACACCCCCTCGTCGGCGAGGTCGTCCGCGCCCTCGTGCCCGTCGCCCGTCGCACGGCGCTGTTCGCCCGCGCCAACGCGTTCCGCACCGACCGTCCCGAGGGAGCGCCGGCCGCCGCGCGCCTCCGTGCCGCGCTCTGGTCGCTCGAGTGCGGGGTGCTGCCGGCCGTCGACCAGCTGCTCGACGCCACCCAGGTCGCGGTGCGCCTGCAGGAGCACGAGAGCGCGATCGCCCTCGCCTCGGCCGCCATCCGCACGACGCTGACCCCTGCCGAACGGGTCGCGGCGCACTGCCTCCGGTCCCTCGCACACTCGTACAGCACCGGTCGCGAGGCCGGTCGCTCGGACGCCGAGGCCGCATGGGCCGTCGCCCGTTCGGCGCCGGACGAGGTCGGCGACGCGGGCGTGATCGAGGCGTGCGAGACGCTGGCGAACATCCGGCAGTTCCACGATGACGACACCCTCGCGGCGGTGGCGCTCACGGACACCGCCGCCCGGCTCGTCTCCGAGGACGCGGCCGAGCGGCTCCGGCTCCTCCGGCTCGCGCACCTCGGCTGGGGCGGACGCTTCGAGGAGGTCCGCGCCGAGCTCGAACGCTCCGGCATCGTGCACGCCCCGACCGTCCCCTTCGCGTTCCTCTGCCTGGCGCCGTGCGCGGTGATGGCACTCGCGACCGCCGGACGGCTGGACGACGCCGCCGCCTTCGGGAAGCGGTGTCTCGCAACGGCTGTCGAGCACCTCGAGGAAGCCCCGTGGAGCGTCGGCGAGATCGTGTCGGTCATGCACCAGCTGCAGGTGTGGCGAGGCGACATCGCCGACCTCATCACCGAGGTCCCGGTGCGCCGGTCGAGTCCCTACCTGAAGTACGACTTCACCCTCGAGCTCATCGGCGACGGCAACCTCGCGATCGCGCAGCGCCGCTGGGACGACGCCGTGGCCGCGTTCTCGGCCGCCTGCGAACGCTACGACGTCGCCGACCACGGCGGCTTCGCGGCGTACCCGTGGGCACGGCTCGCGATGTCGTACGCCTACGCCGGACACACGGAAGAGGCCACGGCAGCGCTCGAGCGCGCGCGGTCGACACCGATCCGGGCGATGCGGATCACCGGCGAACAGGTCGCGGTGTCGATCGCCTGGACCGAGGCGGTGCTCGGCAACCCGGCGGGGCTCCGGCACGCCGACGAGATCATCGAGCGCTCGACCGCGAGTGGCTCGTGGACGCCGGTGATGTACGCGGAGACGCTCCACTACACGAACGACATGCTGAGCGGACGGGACACCGCTGCCTCGCTCGACCGGATGCGGGCGGCGGCGGCGAAGGTGGACGGACCGCTCGCCCATGCGATCGTCGCGTACGCCGACGCGGTCCGGGCCGGCGACCGCACCGGGACGATCGCGGCGCAGGGCGTCCTGGCGACGCACGGCATGTCGGTGACGGCGGGACGGTCGAAGACGCCGCTGACGAACCGCGAGTACGAGGTGGCCGCGCTCGCGGCGAAGGGCCTCAGCAACCGCCGGATCGCGGAGACGCTCGGACTGAGCGTCCGGACGATCGACGCACACATGTCGCGGGTGTTCTCGAAGTGGGACCTGCACACGCGGACGCAGCTCAGCGAACTGCTCTGA
- the purF gene encoding amidophosphoribosyltransferase encodes MCGIVGLVAQGPANQSIYDALLLLQHRGQDSTGIATVEGRIHHMHKTRGHVRESFRTRDMRALLGTMGLGHVRYATKGAASNEEEAQPFYVNAPYGIVLVHNGNLTNTRELTRELFDIDRRHLNTTSDTELLVNVLAHELQGQVRDADLDPGQVFDAVERVHERVEGSYAAIATIAGHGLLAFRDPFGIRPLILGHKFDEAGNPEWVVASESLVLESGGYEIVRDVAPGEAVFIEMNGQMHARQCAKNPRLVPCSFEYVYLARPDSVMNGISVYDARLRLGNRLADTIERYAPTGDIDVVMPIPDSSRPAAMQVARKLGIEYREGFYKNRYVGRTFIMPGQAERKRSVRQKLNAMSSEFKGKNILIVDDSIVRGTTSREIVEMARAAGANEVTFTSAAPPVRYPHVYGINMPTRAELIAHDRKIPEINKVLGSDHLIYQEIGDMRDAIIEGSDVTDLEMSCFTGEYVTGTVSPEYLAWVEDNQLS; translated from the coding sequence ATGTGCGGCATCGTCGGCCTCGTTGCGCAGGGGCCTGCAAACCAATCCATCTACGACGCACTGCTCCTCCTGCAACACCGGGGACAGGACTCGACGGGCATCGCCACGGTCGAGGGTCGCATCCACCACATGCACAAGACCCGGGGTCACGTACGGGAGTCCTTCCGCACCCGTGACATGCGTGCCCTCCTCGGCACGATGGGACTCGGGCACGTCCGGTACGCCACGAAGGGCGCCGCGAGCAACGAGGAAGAGGCCCAGCCGTTCTACGTGAACGCGCCGTACGGCATCGTCCTCGTGCACAACGGCAACCTGACGAACACGCGGGAACTCACCCGTGAACTGTTCGACATCGACCGGCGGCACCTCAACACGACCTCGGACACCGAGCTGCTGGTGAACGTGCTCGCGCACGAGCTCCAGGGCCAGGTGCGCGACGCCGACCTCGACCCCGGTCAGGTGTTCGACGCCGTCGAGCGCGTGCACGAGCGGGTCGAGGGGTCCTACGCCGCGATCGCGACGATCGCCGGGCACGGCCTGCTGGCGTTCCGCGACCCGTTCGGCATCCGGCCGCTCATCCTCGGGCACAAGTTCGACGAGGCCGGCAACCCCGAGTGGGTCGTCGCCTCCGAGTCCCTCGTGCTCGAGTCGGGCGGCTACGAGATCGTCCGCGACGTCGCTCCCGGTGAGGCCGTCTTCATCGAGATGAACGGGCAGATGCACGCCCGCCAGTGCGCGAAGAACCCGCGCCTGGTGCCGTGCTCGTTCGAGTACGTCTACCTCGCCCGTCCCGACTCCGTGATGAACGGCATCTCGGTGTACGACGCACGGCTCCGGCTCGGCAACCGCCTGGCCGACACGATCGAGCGCTACGCCCCCACCGGCGACATCGACGTGGTCATGCCGATCCCGGACTCGAGCCGGCCGGCCGCGATGCAGGTCGCGCGGAAGCTCGGCATCGAGTACCGCGAGGGCTTCTACAAGAACCGGTACGTCGGTCGCACCTTCATCATGCCGGGGCAGGCGGAGCGCAAGCGGTCCGTGCGCCAGAAGCTCAACGCGATGTCGTCCGAGTTCAAGGGCAAGAACATCCTCATCGTCGACGACTCGATCGTGCGGGGCACCACCAGCCGCGAGATCGTGGAGATGGCCCGCGCCGCCGGTGCGAACGAGGTCACGTTCACCAGTGCCGCTCCCCCGGTCCGGTACCCGCACGTGTACGGCATCAACATGCCGACCCGCGCGGAGCTCATCGCGCACGACCGGAAGATCCCGGAGATCAACAAGGTGCTCGGCAGCGACCACCTGATCTACCAGGAGATCGGCGACATGCGCGACGCGATCATCGAGGGCTCCGACGTCACGGACCTCGAGATGAGCTGCTTCACCGGCGAGTACGTCACCGGCACCGTGAGCCCGGAGTACCTGGCCTGGGTCGAGGACAACCAGCTCAGCTGA
- the purM gene encoding phosphoribosylformylglycinamidine cyclo-ligase, translating into MPNPYAEAGVDTAAGDLAVELMKSAVAATHNPSVLGGVGGFAGLYDVSFLKDFERPLLATSTDGVGTKVAIAQAIDKHDTIGQDLVGMVVDDIVVVGAKPLFMTDYIACGRVVPARIADIVAGIARGCADTGTALVGGETAEHPGLLGPDDYDVAGAAVGAVEAGSQLGAHLVQDGDVVLAIESSGLHSNGYSLVRHILATRDIGFTDQLPEFGASVSVGEALLEPTRLYTSPLLALLEQHPGAVHSLSHVTGGGIAANLARVLPVGSWVEVDRSTWQPLPVFRVLADMAGTPIEDTEGTWNLGIGMFAVVSAAAATDVIASLGAAGMPSWPVGTIATSERDLAGFEQGAKGVDGGAVRLVGSYAG; encoded by the coding sequence ATGCCCAACCCCTACGCAGAGGCCGGCGTCGACACCGCTGCCGGTGACCTCGCCGTCGAGCTCATGAAGTCCGCCGTCGCGGCGACCCACAACCCGTCCGTGCTGGGCGGTGTCGGTGGGTTCGCAGGACTCTACGACGTCTCGTTCCTGAAGGACTTCGAACGTCCGCTGCTCGCGACCTCGACCGACGGCGTCGGTACGAAGGTCGCCATCGCGCAGGCGATCGACAAGCACGACACCATCGGCCAGGACCTCGTCGGCATGGTCGTCGACGACATCGTCGTGGTCGGGGCGAAGCCGCTCTTCATGACCGACTACATCGCGTGCGGCCGGGTCGTCCCCGCCCGCATCGCCGACATCGTCGCCGGGATCGCGCGCGGCTGCGCGGACACCGGCACCGCGCTGGTCGGCGGCGAGACCGCTGAGCACCCCGGTCTCCTCGGACCGGACGACTACGACGTGGCCGGCGCCGCGGTGGGCGCGGTCGAGGCCGGATCGCAGCTCGGCGCGCACCTCGTGCAGGACGGCGACGTCGTGCTCGCGATCGAGTCGTCGGGGCTGCACTCGAACGGGTACTCGCTCGTGCGCCACATCCTGGCAACGCGGGACATCGGCTTCACCGACCAGCTGCCGGAGTTCGGCGCGTCCGTCTCCGTCGGCGAGGCGTTGCTCGAGCCGACCCGCCTCTACACGTCGCCGCTGCTGGCGCTCCTCGAGCAGCACCCGGGTGCCGTGCACTCGCTGTCGCACGTGACCGGTGGGGGCATCGCGGCGAACCTGGCACGCGTGCTGCCCGTCGGCTCGTGGGTCGAGGTCGACCGCTCCACGTGGCAGCCCCTGCCCGTCTTCCGGGTGCTCGCCGACATGGCCGGCACCCCGATCGAGGACACCGAGGGCACCTGGAACCTCGGGATCGGCATGTTCGCCGTGGTCTCCGCCGCCGCTGCCACCGACGTCATCGCGTCGCTCGGCGCCGCGGGGATGCCGTCGTGGCCCGTGGGCACGATCGCCACCTCGGAGCGCGACCTGGCCGGGTTCGAGCAGGGTGCGAAGGGTGTCGACGGCGGCGCCGTGCGGCTCGTCGGGAGCTACGCGGGCTGA